From Oncorhynchus clarkii lewisi isolate Uvic-CL-2024 chromosome 26, UVic_Ocla_1.0, whole genome shotgun sequence, the proteins below share one genomic window:
- the LOC139384894 gene encoding small ribosomal subunit protein uS15-like, which yields MGRMHAPGKGLSQSALPYRRSVPTWLKVTSDDVKEQIFKLAKKGLSPSQIGVILRDSHGVAQVRFVTGNKILRILKSKGLAPDLPEDLYHLIKKAVAIRKHLERNRKDKDAKFRLILTESRIHRLARYYKTKRVLAPNWKYESSTASALVA from the exons ATGGGTCGCATGCACGCTCCTGG CAAGGGCCTGTCCCAGTCTGCACTTCCCTACAGGCGCAGTGTGCCCACC TGGCTGAAGGTTACATCTGATGACGTCAAAGAGCAGATCTTCAAGCTCGCCAAGAAgggtctttctccctctcagatTG GTGTGATCCTTAGGGACTCTCATGGTGTTGCCCAGGTGCGCTTCGTCACTGGAAACAAGATCCTGAGGATCCTCAAGTCCAAGGGCCTGGCCCCTGACCTGCCTGAGGATCTGTACCACCTCATCAAGAAGGCTGTTGCTATAAGGAAGCATCTGGAGAGGAACAGAAAG GACAAGGATGCCAAGTTCCGTCTGATTCTCACTGAAAGCAGAATCCACAGATTGGCCCGTTACTACAAGACCAAGAGAGTTCTTGCTCCCAACTGGAAGTA CGAATCCTCTACTGCTTCTGCTCTGGTGGCATAA